AACGGATCTGTGGCTTCATGTCGACGCGTGCATGGGCGGATTTTTGCTGCCCTATTTCAAGCGCCTGGGAGAGCCTGTGCCGGATTTCGACTTTTCCGTACCCGGGGTTTCGTCCATGTCCATGGATCTCCACAAATACGCCTATTGCCCCAAAGGCGCTTCCTTGGTCATGTATCGGGACAAATCCTTGCGCAAGCATCAGATCTTCGCCTGCGCGGAATGGATCGGGTACACCATCATCAATAATGCGGTGCAAAGCTCCAAGTCCGGCGGCCCCATGGCTGCGGCCTGGGCCGTGCTGAATCGCATCGGGGATCAGGGGTATTTGGAAATCGCCCGGAAAAAGCTGGAAGCCGTCAAGAAAATCACGGCCGGCATCCCCAGGATCAAGGGCCTGCGGCTGTTGGCCCAACCCCAGATGACGCTCATCGCCTTCACCTCGGACTCCGTCAACGTTTTCCATATTATCGACGAGATGAACTCCCGGGGATGGTACATCCAGCCGGCCCTGTCCTACGACAATTGCCCGGCGCACATCCACCTTTCCGTGTCCGCCTCCAACGTGGGGTGGGAGGACAAGCTCCTGGAAGACCTGGAGGAATGCACGGCCATCGCGGCTGGCATGCCGGAAGGCGAGTTGGTGACCTCCCTGCGGCCCATGCTTCAGGACCTGGATTTGTCCAACGCCACGGACGAGGATATCAACGGGCTGTTGGCCATGGCCGGCCTGGAGGGGCAAGGCCTGCCGGATCGCATGGCGGAAATCAACGGGGTGCTGAACCTGCTGCCAGCCCCGGCTCGGAAAAAAATCCTGGTGAGCTTTGTAAACGACCTGTTTGTGCAGTAACCGGAGCATGAGACGCCTATGAATGCGCCCTTTGAGTTTAACTCCATGCTGGTTTTCGCCTGGTTATCCTTCTTTCTGATCATGGGCCTTTATTTGCGGGCCAGAGTCGCCTTTATCCAAAAATTTCTATTCCCAAGCTGCCTTGTGGGAGGATTCGCCGGGCTCGTCGCCATGCAGACCGGATTGTTGAACATAGAAACCGATGCGCTGGAAAACTTCGGGTATCATTTTTTTAACGTATCGTTCATCTCCGTGGGCCTTACCCGGAACGATGCGGAAGACGAAGCCGGGGCGAAAATCGCCGGCGTGAAAGGCCCAGCCTAGATGGCTTTGATCCAGGGCTTGACCTTTCCCATGCAGGCGGTGATCGGCGGCCTGTTCGTGTTGATTTTCGGCGCATTGGGCTTTGAGCTTTTCAGCACCTTCGGGTTTTTGGTCCCCCTGGGGTTTAACGAAGGCCCGGGCCAGGCTCTGTCCATCGGCAAGGCCTGGGAGGCGGTGGGGTTCGCCGACGGCGCCACTATCGGCCTGACCTTCGCCGCCGTCGGGTATTTTTTCTCCTTTTTCGTCGGCGTGCCTTTGGTGAACTACGGCATGCGCAAGGGGCGGGCTTTTCACGGGGGAGAAAACCTCAGCCCGGACTGCGTGTTGGGCGTTTTCTCCCCGGGCGTGGATTGCGAAAACGCAGGCAAGCTGACCATCCACTCGGGCAACGCCGAAACCATGGCATTTCAGGCGGCCCTGATCGGCGTGGTGTACGGGCTGACCTACGCCTTCATCCGAATGGCGGCTTCTTTCTTACCGCCGGACGTGGGCGCCATTTTATGGGGTTTTTTCTTCTTTTTCGGCCTGGGCGCGGCCCTGGTATTGCAAAAAATTATGTCCCTGGCCGGACTGGGACACATTGCCGACCCGGGGGTGCAGCGCCGGATCACCGGCTGGTCCGTGGATTATCTGATTGTCGCCACGGTCATGGCCATCCAATTAAGAGTGGTCTGGGAGTACATATTGCCCAT
This genomic stretch from Desulfatibacillum aliphaticivorans DSM 15576 harbors:
- a CDS encoding pyridoxal phosphate-dependent decarboxylase family protein, coding for MKLPEKGLPEDKIFEALQDFRKNDVKWKDGRVFGYVFDPGAEVQHTAKQAYNEFLSENGLDFTVFQSLQRLEKELAAFGAQHLRGGDQAVGNFTSGGTESIILAVKAARDYYREEWPGVTAPEIILPTTAHAAFYKAAHYLNLKVLQVPVDPQTYQVDPETVWQTITDDTIMLVGSAPTYSQGVIDPIEDLGKIALKTDLWLHVDACMGGFLLPYFKRLGEPVPDFDFSVPGVSSMSMDLHKYAYCPKGASLVMYRDKSLRKHQIFACAEWIGYTIINNAVQSSKSGGPMAAAWAVLNRIGDQGYLEIARKKLEAVKKITAGIPRIKGLRLLAQPQMTLIAFTSDSVNVFHIIDEMNSRGWYIQPALSYDNCPAHIHLSVSASNVGWEDKLLEDLEECTAIAAGMPEGELVTSLRPMLQDLDLSNATDEDINGLLAMAGLEGQGLPDRMAEINGVLNLLPAPARKKILVSFVNDLFVQ